A window of Juglans regia cultivar Chandler chromosome 7, Walnut 2.0, whole genome shotgun sequence contains these coding sequences:
- the LOC108986790 gene encoding uncharacterized protein LOC108986790, whose amino-acid sequence MDEIEDLCGNLRLTEEEEIIVECSSGSEEEVLRKGARRLVVKICANRAVGKEVVANTMRKIWRISKRASFLEVGKNVFIITFANHADRQHALEGKPWLFDNFQFILKLYEGDLEPGKMKFNVESFWVHIFNLPLGHMTKDWGERTGQSMGKALDVDVDEGGIGWGKYLRVRVELNLHKPTASGRIVMVQDKKIWLTFKYKKLPRLCFVCGWILNGVDGCSVAADTDCFGLMPIINVGLHSQTLT is encoded by the coding sequence ATGGACGAAATTGAGGATCTGTGTGGCAATTTGCGATTAACTGAGGAAGAGGAAATAATAGTTGAATGCTCTTCTGGTAGTGAAGAGGAAGTTCTACGGAAGGGTGCAAGGAGATTGGTTGTGAAGATTTGTGCAAATCGGGCTGTAGGGAAGGAAGTTGTTGCAAACACAATGAGGAAAATATGGAGAATTAGCAAACGGGCCAGTTTTCTTGAAGTTGGCAAGAACGTTTTTATAATCACCTTTGCAAATCATGCAGACAGGCAGCATGCGCTCGAAGGAAAGCCATGgctttttgataattttcaatttatactGAAGTTGTATGAGGGTGATCTAGAGCCTGGCAAGATGAAGTTTAATGTGGAATCCTTCTGGGTGCATATTTTCAATCTACCGTTGGGCCATATGACTAAGGACTGGGGAGAGCGTACTGGGCAGTCTATGGGGAAAGCTCTTGACGTTGATGTAGATGAGGGTGGTATCGGATGGGGGAAGTACTTGAGAGTGCGGGTTGAGTTAAATTTGCATAAGCCTACAGCATCAGGTCGAATCGTCATGGTGCAAGATAAAAAGATTTGGTTGACTTTCAAATATAAGAAACTCCCACGATTATGCTTCGTTTGTGGATGGATTTTGAATGGTGTTGATGGGTGTTCTGTGGCTGCTGATACTGATTGCTTCGGGCTAATGCCAATTATAAATGTAGgtcttcattctcaaacattGACGTAA